A stretch of Mobula birostris isolate sMobBir1 chromosome 2, sMobBir1.hap1, whole genome shotgun sequence DNA encodes these proteins:
- the LOC140191664 gene encoding interleukin-20 receptor subunit alpha-like translates to MFLTGLFLVALLILQAEAENSKESTLPAPRNVHFLSVNLQNVLHWERPTRRENGKQLFSVHYKMYGERDWKIKTECRNITKTYCDLSNETDDYKEHYYARVRSVSEAGFSNWIRSGRFNPEMETNFTSPKVNLEAGVCSISITLTPPKKWQDVHSIPLTQTFHDLKYEVLVIDNKTNKSSTFFENDRIKTVDGLEHDTTYCVIAWSVEHSTSRKSGPSEIQCTTTPKDPSKQMVKIILLGCVLPIFFFILLFTSVCCFMYNYINASDQKQPINLLQRDCPSTKAFLFLLPESLTINVMVLENGGNRASLHSCRDADDCRIPLTKQFSNESANKWKITPLATEDEKDVYRSQIIGSSTTENHPGGKESVVPMSDQSKQSGLSNEKKISQGDIAMENISCSQQLQNIDQLSESLQSGYKSQMPSPLLINEEAQDHVEYGFLTIDTRLNPKYETTLHSPSGEAESPQEMNYLSQPLVHHLNMRTTGNDIDWAKVGSYKAQHGRICLSKMPLDQEHCDFQSQFQRQPAGKPPVDVGEHCPIVLDTNRLNQKHQKEVEESDLTALDWSLNNCKLTLSALCVRRDSEESGSLSETIEQQSDLLSSVCAEAFPDVSLITEEETCLSSFQEHWGLCIQV, encoded by the exons gTATGGAGAAAGAGATTGGAAGATCAAAACCGAATGCCGGAATATTACAAAAACATACTGTGACCTTTCAAATGAAACAGATGACTACAAAGAACATTATTATGCCAGGGTAAGGTCTGTTTCAGAAGCTGGCTTTTCAAAttggatcagaagtggaagatTCAATCCGGAAATGGAAA CAAACTTCACTTCCCCAAAAGTAAATCTGGAAGCTGGGGTTTGTTCCATCTCAATCACATTGACACCCCCCAAAAAATGGCAAGATGTTCACTCTATTCCACTCACCCAGACTTTCCATGATTTAAAATATGAAGTGCTTGTTATCGACAATAAGACCAATAAGTCG AGTACTTTCTTCGAAAACGATAGGATTAAGACAGTAGATGGATTGGAACATGACACTACATATTGTGTAATTGCCTGGTCAGTGGAACATTCCACCAGTAGAAAAAGTGGTCCTTCTGAAATTCAATGTACAACAACACCTAAAG ATCCATCAAAACAAATGGTAAAAATTATTCTGCTAGGATGTGTTTTGCCGATCTTCTTCTTTATTCTTTTGTTCACTTCAGTGTGCTGTTTTATGTACAACTACATAAATGCCAGTGATCAGAAGCAACCCATAAACCTG CTACAACGAGATTGCCCATCGACAAAGGCTTTCCTGTTTTTATTGCCTGAATCATTGACCATTAATGTTATGGTTCTGGAAAATGGTGGCAACAGAGCATCGCTGCACAGTTGTCGGGATGCTGATGACTGCAGAATTCCTCTAACAAAGCAGTTTAGCAATGAGTCTGCTAACAAATGGAAAATCACTCCCTTGGCAACCGAAGATGAAAAAGATGTTTACAGGTCCCAAATTATTGGATCTTCAACAACAGAAAACCATCCAGGTGGCAAAGAGAGTGTTGTGCCCATGTCTGATCAGTCCAAGCAAAGCGGTCTCTCAAATGAAAAGAAAATCTCGCAAGGAGACATTGCAATGGAGAACATCAGTTGTTCTCAGCAGCTGCAGAACATTGATCAGCTAAGTGAATCCCTACAATCAGGGTACAAATCTCAAATGCCATCACCGCTTCTAATCAACGAGGAGGCTCAGGACCATGTTGAGTATGGGTTTCTCACAATAGATACACGTCTGAACCCAAAATATGAAACAACCCTCCATTCACCAAGTGGGGAGGCTGAGAGCCCACAGGAGATGAATTACCTGTCACAACCTCTTGTCCATCACCTGAACATGAGGACCACAGGGAATGACATTGACTGGGCTAAAGTTGGATCTTACAAAGCTCAGCATGGAAGAATTTGTCTGTCAAAAATGCCACTGGATCAAGAACACTGTGACTTTCAGTCGCAGTTTCAACGACAGCCAGCTGGAAAGCCTCCAGTGGATGTTGGTGAGCATTGTCCCATTGTATTAGATACAAACAGACTGAATCAAAAACACCAGAAAGAGGTGGAGGAGTCAGATTTGACAGCATTGGACTGGAGCCTCAATAATTGCAAACTGACCTTATCTGCATTATGTGTTAGGAGAGACTCGGAGGAAAGTGGTTCCCTGTCAGAAACTATAGAGCAACAGAGTGATCTTCTGTCCTCTGTCTGTGCAGAAGCTTTTCCAGATGTGTCTTTAATAACTGAAGAAGAAACCTGTTTATCAAGTTTCCAGGAACACTGGGGACTGTGCATACAAGTATAG